In Streptomyces canus, one DNA window encodes the following:
- a CDS encoding FUSC family protein, which yields MRDVREWTASLVRFVKRRRDPVVVQTLRSAGAATIAYVIALRLSPESAPLTAPLTALLVVQVTLYSTLTTGIRRVNSVVTGVLVAIAFSLLVGLTWWSLALLIVASLVVGRLVRVEEFVPEVAISAMLVLGVTTVGDTAWARVVETLIGAAVGLACNLLLAPPVWVDEAGESIEGLARRQRKLMLRMGEEAAGRTPVELATARLYEARELDHDIVEVDAALRQAEDSLKLNPRVKEGLLHRVVLRTGLDTLEICTVVLRVLARTLTDLAKQRDPFADDPYTVDEEQAPEPLFGPETGRTVEQLLSEIGDAVVSFAVLVTTHVSVSAESAEARLTAELRQATATRDKLAQLLLEEIQRDSRHWQLHGAVLTEVNRILDELDTEHRSRRLLEELDRAAREQRERMPHLTRLQERWRGNRPVLSRRSR from the coding sequence ATGCGAGATGTACGTGAGTGGACGGCGTCCCTGGTGCGGTTTGTGAAGCGGCGCCGGGACCCCGTCGTCGTGCAGACGCTGCGGTCGGCGGGCGCGGCGACGATCGCGTACGTCATCGCGCTGCGGCTCAGCCCCGAATCGGCGCCCCTCACGGCTCCCCTGACCGCGCTGCTGGTCGTGCAGGTCACCCTCTACTCCACGCTCACCACCGGCATCCGCCGGGTGAACTCGGTGGTGACCGGAGTCCTCGTCGCCATCGCCTTCAGTCTGCTGGTGGGACTGACCTGGTGGAGCCTGGCCCTGCTGATCGTGGCGTCGCTGGTGGTCGGACGGCTGGTGCGGGTCGAGGAGTTCGTGCCCGAGGTGGCGATCAGCGCGATGCTGGTGCTCGGGGTGACGACCGTCGGGGACACCGCCTGGGCGCGCGTGGTGGAGACGCTGATCGGCGCGGCCGTCGGCCTCGCCTGCAATCTGCTGCTCGCTCCCCCGGTGTGGGTGGACGAGGCGGGCGAGTCGATCGAGGGGCTGGCCCGCCGGCAGCGGAAGCTGATGCTGCGGATGGGCGAGGAGGCCGCAGGCCGGACACCCGTGGAGCTGGCGACGGCCCGGCTGTACGAGGCGCGCGAGCTCGACCACGACATCGTCGAGGTGGACGCGGCCCTCCGGCAGGCCGAGGACAGTCTCAAACTGAACCCCAGGGTGAAGGAGGGTCTGCTGCACCGGGTGGTGCTGCGCACCGGCCTGGACACCCTGGAGATCTGCACGGTCGTGCTGCGGGTCCTCGCCCGCACCCTCACCGACCTCGCCAAGCAACGCGACCCCTTCGCCGACGATCCCTACACGGTCGACGAGGAACAGGCTCCCGAGCCGCTGTTCGGGCCGGAGACCGGCCGTACGGTGGAGCAGTTGCTGTCCGAGATCGGCGACGCCGTGGTCAGCTTCGCGGTCCTGGTCACCACCCATGTCAGCGTGAGCGCCGAGTCCGCGGAGGCCCGGCTCACCGCAGAGCTGCGCCAGGCCACGGCGACCCGCGACAAACTGGCCCAGCTGCTGCTGGAGGAGATCCAGCGCGACTCCCGCCACTGGCAATTGCACGGCGCTGTCCTCACCGAGGTCAACCGCATCCTCGACGAGCTCGACACCGAGCACCGCTCCCGCCGCCTGCTGGAGGAGCTGGACCGGGCCGCCCGTGAGCAGCGCGAGCGGATGCCGCATCTGACCCGGCTCCAGGAGCGGTGGCGCGGGAACCGCCCGGTGCTCTCCCGTCGTTCCAGGTGA
- a CDS encoding erythromycin esterase family protein, with protein sequence MTWKRTSTILTLLITLGTVVPAAATRAPTPSVVEALDRTAHPLRTVEPGGDTRDLRPLDRMIADAEVVGVGEATHGSHDFFALKDRLFRHLVEKKGFRTFALEAPWSTGLRLDDYVVHGKGDPRRIMREEFQRDYLWWNNTDYLRLVEWMRAYNVRHPTDPVRFIGDDTAWTGPEVYDTVVARVAAADPASGERLNGLYRGLRPTVPTGTYIEAYLGKPYAERREMAERTGEALELVRRVGADDRTVQDATAIDRTARQYAFDFEEPGQIAEAMRYRDQAMAANVLWWQRHSGTRVLLSAHDAHVGYESYDPASPKMQGAFLRDGLGASYVNIGMTFDRGSFNATDQDETAVRRWTVGPAALGSNERTLDRVRYRDYALDLRTVGSPARTWLRRARPTYQIGTAYPDGPHDVALARTHDILIHLHRVEAARLRDR encoded by the coding sequence ATGACCTGGAAACGGACCTCGACCATCCTGACCCTGCTCATCACCCTCGGCACGGTCGTGCCGGCGGCGGCGACCCGGGCACCGACCCCGTCCGTCGTCGAGGCCCTCGACCGGACCGCGCACCCCCTGCGCACCGTCGAACCCGGCGGCGACACCCGCGATCTGCGGCCCCTCGACCGTATGATCGCCGACGCCGAGGTCGTCGGCGTCGGCGAGGCCACGCACGGCTCGCACGACTTCTTCGCCCTCAAGGACCGCCTCTTCCGCCACCTCGTCGAGAAGAAGGGCTTTCGCACCTTCGCCCTGGAGGCCCCCTGGAGCACCGGCCTGCGGCTCGACGACTACGTGGTGCACGGCAAGGGAGACCCGCGGCGCATCATGCGAGAGGAGTTCCAGCGCGACTACCTGTGGTGGAACAACACCGACTATCTGCGGCTCGTCGAGTGGATGCGGGCGTACAACGTCCGCCACCCGACCGACCCCGTCCGCTTCATCGGCGACGACACCGCCTGGACCGGCCCCGAGGTGTACGACACGGTCGTGGCCCGTGTGGCCGCCGCAGATCCCGCCTCGGGCGAGCGCCTGAACGGGCTGTACCGCGGGCTGCGGCCCACCGTGCCGACGGGAACGTACATCGAGGCTTACCTCGGCAAGCCGTACGCCGAACGCAGGGAGATGGCCGAACGCACCGGCGAGGCGCTGGAGCTGGTGAGGCGGGTGGGGGCGGACGACCGGACCGTCCAGGACGCCACGGCGATCGACCGCACCGCCCGTCAGTACGCCTTCGACTTCGAGGAGCCCGGACAGATCGCCGAGGCCATGCGCTACCGCGACCAGGCGATGGCCGCCAACGTGCTCTGGTGGCAACGGCACAGCGGGACAAGGGTCCTGCTGTCCGCGCACGACGCCCATGTCGGCTACGAGAGCTACGACCCCGCCTCCCCGAAGATGCAGGGCGCCTTCCTGCGCGACGGCCTGGGGGCGTCGTACGTGAACATCGGCATGACCTTCGACCGGGGCTCGTTCAACGCCACCGACCAGGACGAGACCGCCGTCCGGCGCTGGACGGTGGGCCCGGCCGCCCTCGGCAGCAACGAGCGGACCCTCGACCGCGTGAGGTACCGCGACTACGCGCTCGACCTGCGGACCGTCGGCTCACCGGCGCGCACGTGGCTCCGCCGGGCCCGCCCGACCTACCAGATCGGCACCGCCTATCCCGACGGCCCGCACGACGTCGCCCTGGCCCGCACCCACGACATTCTGATCCACCTTCACCGGGTGGAGGCGGCCCGGCTGCGGGATCGGTAA
- a CDS encoding lactonase family protein encodes MGSANGGCSRRGFVGVLAGAASGLVGCSTSSGSSAQSVPSRTPGSPGTVSPSPTKTPSAPAPTGPRPFYLGTYTSVEGGGNGIGVARYDPDSGRITGIGTITGVTNPSYLALHPDGRTLYAVAEQDAGAVTAVRLSDRKVLGSRGTGGAGPCHLSVHPGGRWLLSANYGSGSVTVHPIDSSGALGERRDTVTHSSPAPGPGQEGPHAHQFLTSPDGGHVLAVDLGTDTVYSYRLNERTGALTEVSRAHTRAGAGPRHLTFHPGGRYAYLANEADNTVAVCAYDRKAGRLSVGAAQSTGTGSGTNYPAQLLVTANGSYAYLANRGHNSLTRYAVEADGARLRLLDTVPVNGDFPRQIAFSPDGTLLFAANQRSSSVSVFHVNAASGDLRAAGRPFASPVAVCALPL; translated from the coding sequence ATGGGCAGTGCGAACGGCGGCTGCAGCAGGCGCGGCTTCGTCGGCGTTCTCGCGGGAGCCGCCTCGGGACTCGTCGGCTGCTCGACGTCGTCCGGATCGTCGGCGCAGTCGGTGCCCTCGCGGACTCCCGGCTCCCCCGGCACGGTCTCACCGAGCCCGACGAAAACCCCGTCGGCGCCGGCTCCGACCGGCCCCCGTCCCTTCTACCTCGGCACCTACACCTCCGTCGAGGGCGGTGGCAACGGCATCGGCGTCGCCAGGTACGACCCAGACAGCGGTCGTATCACCGGCATCGGCACGATCACCGGCGTCACCAACCCCTCGTATCTCGCGCTGCACCCCGACGGCCGCACGCTGTACGCGGTCGCCGAGCAGGACGCCGGTGCCGTGACCGCCGTACGCCTGTCCGACCGCAAGGTTCTGGGGAGCCGCGGCACCGGCGGCGCGGGGCCGTGTCATCTCTCGGTGCATCCGGGCGGCCGCTGGCTGCTCAGCGCGAACTACGGCTCCGGCAGTGTGACCGTGCATCCGATCGACTCCTCGGGAGCGCTCGGCGAGCGCAGGGATACGGTCACGCACTCCAGTCCGGCGCCCGGACCCGGCCAGGAGGGTCCGCACGCCCACCAGTTCCTCACCAGTCCCGACGGCGGCCATGTGCTCGCCGTCGACCTGGGCACGGACACCGTCTACAGCTATCGACTGAACGAACGGACCGGAGCTCTCACGGAGGTCTCGCGGGCGCACACCCGGGCCGGTGCCGGACCGCGCCATCTCACCTTCCATCCCGGGGGCCGGTACGCCTACCTGGCCAACGAGGCCGACAACACGGTGGCGGTCTGCGCCTACGACCGCAAGGCGGGCCGCCTCTCCGTCGGGGCGGCGCAGTCCACGGGAACGGGCTCGGGCACCAACTACCCGGCGCAGCTGCTGGTCACCGCGAACGGCTCGTACGCCTATCTCGCCAACCGGGGCCACAACAGCCTCACGCGCTACGCGGTGGAGGCGGACGGCGCCCGGCTCCGGCTGCTCGACACGGTTCCGGTGAACGGTGACTTCCCGCGGCAGATCGCCTTCTCGCCGGACGGGACCCTGCTGTTCGCGGCCAACCAGAGGTCGAGCAGCGTCAGCGTGTTCCACGTGAACGCGGCGAGCGGTGACCTGCGGGCCGCCGGCCGGCCGTTCGCCTCACCCGTCGCGGTCTGTGCGCTGCCGCTGTAG
- a CDS encoding zinc-binding dehydrogenase, with the protein MTRTAPPSVFQLTNIQIHGYDPRPDLRELADRVAAGGYRVPIETVVPLEEARAAHERLERRDNRGKIVLSVGPEFVK; encoded by the coding sequence GTGACTCGCACCGCACCTCCGTCGGTCTTCCAGCTCACCAACATCCAGATCCACGGCTACGACCCGCGCCCCGACCTACGGGAACTGGCCGACCGGGTCGCCGCCGGCGGCTATCGCGTGCCGATCGAGACCGTCGTACCCCTGGAAGAGGCGCGGGCCGCCCACGAGCGGCTGGAACGGCGTGACAACCGCGGCAAGATCGTGCTCTCGGTCGGACCGGAATTCGTCAAATGA
- a CDS encoding HAD family hydrolase, translating into MRYDAVLFDFSGTLFGRADGYAWLFPEGETDESIQRAVVDALRFPGRQLGSMTGAERECWEFRDLSDEANRQAYRALFRIAGLECEALFDTVFDRLTDERHWAAYADTRPTLEHLSRAGLPVGVLSNITWDIRRAFGREELTPLVDDFVLSYEVGCCKPEPDIFRTACERLAVPPKRCLLLGDDEVTDGGAVRAGLGFAHVATGPVGRRPPVLMAALAQHGL; encoded by the coding sequence ATGCGATACGACGCCGTCCTCTTCGACTTCTCCGGAACGCTCTTCGGGCGCGCCGACGGCTACGCCTGGCTGTTCCCCGAAGGGGAGACGGACGAATCGATCCAGCGCGCCGTGGTGGACGCCCTGCGCTTTCCCGGCCGTCAACTCGGCTCGATGACCGGCGCCGAGCGGGAATGCTGGGAGTTTCGCGACCTCTCAGACGAGGCGAACCGGCAGGCCTATCGCGCCCTTTTCCGCATCGCGGGACTCGAATGCGAGGCATTGTTCGACACCGTCTTCGATCGGCTGACCGACGAACGCCACTGGGCGGCCTACGCGGACACCCGCCCCACCCTGGAACACCTGAGCAGGGCCGGCCTGCCCGTGGGTGTCCTCAGCAACATCACCTGGGACATCCGCCGGGCCTTCGGACGCGAGGAGTTGACACCGCTGGTGGACGACTTCGTCCTGTCCTACGAAGTCGGATGCTGCAAACCGGAGCCGGACATCTTCCGGACCGCCTGCGAGCGGCTGGCAGTGCCTCCGAAGCGCTGCCTGCTGCTGGGTGACGACGAGGTGACCGACGGCGGCGCCGTACGGGCGGGCCTGGGGTTCGCGCACGTCGCCACGGGACCGGTGGGACGACGGCCCCCGGTGCTGATGGCGGCCCTCGCACAGCACGGCCTGTGA
- a CDS encoding pentapeptide repeat-containing protein, whose protein sequence is MIDLSGDCARCFGLCCVALPFTASADFARDKPAGTPCPNLRDDHRCGIHAKLRVEGYTGCTVYDCFGAGQKVSQVTFAGRDWRTGPREDARRMFDVFPVVRQLHELLWYLTEALTLPAARPVHADLRRMRERTDALTRGTAEELAALDVAAHRQEVNVLLLRTSELVRAGFGVAKGRKNRRGADLMGARLQGADLRGATLRGAYLIAADLTGADLRGADLIGADLRDADLTDADLTGAFFLTQPQLNAARGSAGTRLPDSVIRPGHWTA, encoded by the coding sequence ATGATCGATCTCAGCGGCGACTGCGCGCGGTGCTTCGGGCTGTGCTGTGTCGCCCTGCCCTTCACCGCCTCAGCGGACTTCGCCCGCGACAAGCCGGCCGGCACGCCCTGTCCCAACCTCCGGGACGACCACCGGTGCGGCATCCACGCGAAACTGCGCGTCGAGGGCTACACCGGATGCACGGTCTACGACTGCTTCGGCGCCGGGCAGAAGGTCTCGCAGGTCACCTTCGCCGGCCGGGACTGGCGTACGGGCCCGCGCGAGGACGCCCGCCGGATGTTCGACGTCTTCCCGGTCGTGCGCCAGCTCCACGAGTTGCTCTGGTACCTCACCGAGGCACTCACCCTGCCCGCCGCCCGCCCGGTCCACGCCGACCTGCGCCGCATGCGGGAGCGGACCGACGCGCTCACCCGGGGGACCGCCGAAGAACTCGCCGCGTTGGACGTCGCCGCGCACCGGCAGGAGGTCAACGTCCTTCTGCTGAGGACCAGCGAGCTGGTGCGGGCCGGATTCGGCGTCGCGAAGGGGAGGAAGAACCGCCGGGGCGCGGACCTGATGGGCGCCCGTCTCCAGGGCGCCGACCTGCGCGGAGCCACCCTTCGCGGCGCCTATCTCATAGCGGCCGACCTCACCGGCGCCGACCTGCGCGGCGCGGATCTGATCGGTGCCGATCTGCGCGACGCCGACCTGACGGACGCGGACCTGACGGGCGCCTTCTTCCTCACCCAGCCCCAGCTGAACGCCGCCCGGGGCAGCGCCGGCACCCGGCTGCCGGACTCAGTCATCCGCCCCGGACACTGGACAGCGTGA
- a CDS encoding CGNR zinc finger domain-containing protein has translation MRVTARDLTDARLLREALYGLVRAAMAGREPDPADVERVNAVAAQPDLAPQLGPARWTARSPARAALATVARDAVLLVRGPLLERVKECENPACSLLFLDDSQARRRRWCSMDRCGNLAKIAGYRSRSRAASTR, from the coding sequence GTGCGAGTCACCGCTCGGGACTTGACGGACGCCCGCCTCCTGCGCGAGGCCCTGTACGGCCTGGTCCGCGCCGCGATGGCCGGCCGGGAACCCGACCCGGCCGACGTGGAGCGCGTCAACGCGGTCGCCGCCCAGCCGGATCTCGCGCCCCAACTGGGCCCGGCCCGCTGGACGGCGCGCAGTCCGGCCCGCGCGGCCCTGGCGACGGTGGCGCGGGACGCCGTACTCCTGGTGCGGGGCCCGCTCCTGGAGCGCGTCAAGGAGTGCGAGAACCCCGCCTGTTCCCTGCTGTTCCTGGACGACTCGCAGGCCCGCCGCCGCCGCTGGTGCTCGATGGACCGCTGCGGCAACCTCGCGAAGATCGCCGGTTACCGATCCCGCAGCCGGGCCGCCTCCACCCGGTGA
- a CDS encoding cytochrome P450 yields the protein MAETTTRAAQPRGFRSAELGWPELHRIPHPPRRLPLLGDVLGANRATPLQDSLRFARHLGPIYRRKAFNREFVFVWGAELVADLADESRFAKHVGLGVANLRPVAGDGLFTAYNHEPNWQLAHDVLAPGFSREAMEAYHPMMLAVAGRLTDHWDREQAAGRPVDVPGDMTKLTLETIARTGFGHDFGSFERDRPHPFVTAMVGTLTYAQRLNSVPFPALLRRAAQRNADDIAYLNRMVDDLVRTRRTVGGDGDLLDRMLETAHPETGERLSPENVRRQVITFLVAGHETTSGALSFALHYLSRHPEVAARARAEVDRVWGAAAVPGYDQVAKLRYVRRVLDESLRLWPTAPAFAREAVQDTVLAGRYPMRRGAWTLVLTPMLQRDPEVWGADAERFDPDRFDPKAVRSRPPHVFKPFGTGARACIGRQFALHEATLVLGLLLRRYELRADPGYRLSVAERLTLMPEGLRLHVERRAGGSAAAAPVADSDEAPAASASRCPVSGADD from the coding sequence ATGGCGGAGACGACGACAAGGGCCGCGCAGCCGAGGGGTTTCCGCAGTGCCGAGCTGGGCTGGCCGGAACTGCACCGCATTCCGCACCCGCCGCGCCGGCTCCCCCTGCTCGGTGACGTGCTCGGCGCCAACCGGGCCACCCCGCTCCAGGACTCCCTGCGCTTCGCTCGCCACTTGGGGCCGATCTACCGGCGCAAGGCGTTCAACCGGGAGTTCGTGTTCGTCTGGGGTGCCGAGCTGGTGGCGGATCTGGCGGACGAGTCGCGGTTCGCGAAGCATGTCGGTCTGGGGGTCGCCAATCTGCGGCCGGTCGCCGGCGACGGGCTGTTCACCGCGTACAACCACGAGCCGAACTGGCAGCTGGCACACGACGTGCTGGCACCGGGCTTCAGCCGCGAGGCGATGGAGGCCTACCACCCGATGATGCTGGCCGTCGCCGGGCGGCTGACGGACCATTGGGACCGCGAGCAGGCGGCGGGCCGGCCGGTCGACGTCCCCGGTGACATGACCAAGCTGACTCTGGAGACCATCGCTCGGACGGGGTTCGGCCATGACTTCGGCTCCTTCGAGCGGGATCGGCCGCATCCCTTCGTGACGGCGATGGTGGGCACCCTGACCTACGCGCAGCGCCTCAACTCCGTGCCCTTCCCGGCGCTTCTACGACGTGCCGCGCAGCGCAACGCGGACGACATCGCCTACCTCAACCGCATGGTCGACGACCTGGTCCGGACCCGGCGCACGGTGGGTGGGGACGGCGACCTTCTCGACCGGATGCTGGAGACGGCCCACCCGGAGACCGGTGAGCGTCTGTCGCCCGAGAACGTCCGCCGACAGGTCATCACTTTTCTGGTGGCCGGTCACGAGACGACGTCGGGTGCGCTCTCCTTCGCCCTGCACTACCTCTCCCGACACCCCGAGGTCGCGGCACGCGCGCGTGCCGAGGTGGACCGCGTCTGGGGCGCGGCCGCCGTGCCGGGGTACGACCAGGTGGCGAAGCTGCGGTATGTGCGGCGGGTGCTGGACGAGTCGCTGCGGCTGTGGCCCACGGCACCCGCGTTCGCCCGGGAGGCCGTCCAGGACACCGTGCTGGCCGGGCGGTACCCGATGCGCCGCGGGGCGTGGACGCTGGTGCTCACGCCGATGCTGCAGCGCGACCCCGAGGTGTGGGGAGCCGACGCCGAGCGGTTCGATCCGGACCGCTTCGACCCCAAGGCCGTACGCTCGCGTCCCCCGCATGTCTTCAAGCCGTTCGGCACCGGGGCCCGGGCCTGCATCGGGCGGCAGTTCGCGCTCCACGAGGCCACGCTGGTGCTCGGGCTGTTGCTGCGCCGCTACGAGCTGCGTGCAGACCCCGGTTACCGGCTCAGCGTGGCCGAGCGGCTGACGCTGATGCCGGAGGGGCTGCGGCTGCACGTGGAACGGCGGGCGGGCGGTAGCGCTGCGGCCGCCCCCGTAGCGGATTCCGACGAGGCCCCGGCCGCCTCGGCGTCACGCTGTCCAGTGTCCGGGGCGGATGACTGA
- a CDS encoding DUF2470 domain-containing protein gives MRDSQTWTAAPSAAEHARSVLAASWSCAVTAEGGREEFVGAHTVAQDGRVTLDVPEDSTLVAAAICAPRGEPSAVLEFADVAPVPVRSRIRARLWIAGWFVPGDGRLEFKATRVVLRRPSGAVVVDLDDFAAAEPDPLATAEARLLTHLADCHPDAVERLTRLVEADSLHGAVRVQPLAVDRHGLTLRIERTRAHGDVRLPFHAPADDVARLTERMHVLLTQTSAASCPRALQRQRTDRDG, from the coding sequence ATGCGTGACAGCCAAACCTGGACGGCCGCGCCTTCCGCGGCGGAACACGCCCGGTCGGTGCTCGCCGCCTCGTGGTCCTGCGCGGTGACCGCCGAGGGCGGCCGCGAGGAGTTCGTCGGCGCGCACACCGTCGCCCAGGACGGGCGGGTGACACTGGACGTGCCCGAGGACAGCACCCTGGTCGCGGCCGCGATCTGCGCGCCCCGCGGCGAGCCGTCCGCCGTCCTGGAGTTCGCCGACGTGGCACCCGTCCCCGTGCGCAGCCGGATCCGCGCCCGGCTGTGGATCGCGGGCTGGTTCGTCCCCGGGGACGGCCGGCTCGAGTTCAAGGCCACACGCGTCGTGCTGCGTCGGCCGTCCGGCGCGGTGGTCGTCGACCTCGACGACTTCGCCGCCGCCGAGCCCGACCCGCTCGCCACGGCCGAGGCCCGGCTGCTCACCCACCTCGCCGACTGCCACCCCGACGCGGTCGAGCGGCTCACCCGGCTCGTCGAGGCCGACAGCCTGCACGGCGCGGTCCGCGTCCAGCCCCTCGCCGTGGACCGGCACGGACTGACGCTGCGCATCGAGCGCACCCGTGCCCACGGCGACGTACGCCTGCCCTTCCACGCACCCGCCGACGACGTGGCGCGGCTGACGGAGCGCATGCACGTCCTGCTGACCCAGACGAGCGCAGCGTCCTGCCCGCGTGCCCTACAGCGGCAGCGCACAGACCGCGACGGGTGA
- a CDS encoding TetR/AcrR family transcriptional regulator, which translates to MAGKQGERARRRLSTGERREQLLSVGARLFSESPYDEVWIEQVAEIAGVSRGLLYHYFPTKRDFFAAVVERESGRMLAMTAAVPGVPVREQLTAGLDTYLEYVSAHAHGYRAFHRADAAGDQSVRKVYQRALAAQERQILAALAADPEFGAQAEERPDLRLAVRGWLAFTTAVCLEWLRGSDLSREQVRDLCARALLGVLRP; encoded by the coding sequence ATGGCCGGGAAGCAGGGCGAGCGCGCGCGCCGCAGGCTCAGCACCGGGGAGCGCCGGGAGCAACTCCTGTCGGTGGGGGCGAGGCTGTTCTCGGAGAGCCCGTACGACGAGGTGTGGATCGAGCAGGTCGCGGAGATCGCCGGTGTCTCGCGCGGGCTGCTCTATCACTACTTCCCGACGAAGCGGGACTTCTTCGCGGCGGTCGTCGAGCGCGAGAGCGGGCGGATGCTGGCCATGACCGCGGCCGTGCCCGGCGTCCCGGTGCGCGAGCAGCTCACCGCGGGGCTGGACACCTATCTGGAGTACGTGTCGGCGCACGCGCACGGCTACCGGGCCTTTCACCGTGCCGACGCCGCCGGGGACCAGTCCGTCCGCAAGGTCTACCAGCGGGCGCTGGCCGCACAGGAGCGGCAGATCCTGGCGGCGCTGGCCGCGGATCCGGAGTTCGGGGCCCAGGCCGAAGAGCGCCCCGACCTTCGGCTGGCCGTCCGCGGTTGGCTGGCCTTCACCACGGCCGTCTGTCTGGAGTGGCTGAGGGGCTCGGACCTCTCCCGGGAACAGGTGCGCGATCTGTGCGCGCGGGCCCTGCTCGGCGTTCTCCGACCCTGA
- a CDS encoding transposase, translating to MKNYPPQFKADAVALYQSRPEATIRQVAADLGINPEPQRNWGRAAGASWPRGHRAEVTSEPPTPLDAVGRRWTRRTPPSARRSSDWKREREILRKAAKYFAGETRW from the coding sequence ATGAAGAACTATCCGCCGCAGTTCAAGGCGGACGCGGTCGCGCTGTACCAGTCGCGGCCCGAGGCGACGATCCGGCAGGTTGCCGCCGATCTGGGCATCAATCCCGAGCCCCAGCGGAACTGGGGCCGGGCAGCGGGCGCGAGCTGGCCGCGGGGTCACCGGGCAGAGGTAACCTCCGAGCCGCCGACGCCGTTGGACGCCGTTGGACGCCGTTGGACGCGGAGAACGCCGCCCTCCGCAAGAAGGTCCTCGGACTGGAAGCGGGAACGCGAGATCCTGCGCAAGGCAGCGAAGTATTTCGCCGGGGAGACGCGCTGGTGA